CGTAGGGCTCCCAGGCGTCACGCATCTCCGGGGTGAGCCGGGTCGGGCGCCCGGTCTGCGCATCGACGAGCACGATGATCGCGGTCGACCGCGCGTAGATCTGTCGGGGCGCGGCGGTGGGGTCGTTGTGGACTTCGTAGCAGACTTCGACGCTGGAGCCGCCGAGCTTGCCGAACCACATCTGGACTTCGAGAGGCCGGCGTTGATAGGGCACCGGTGCGAGATACTCGATCTCCTGGCGGGCGATGAGGGTCAGGATGCCCTCTTCAATGCCGGAATCGAGCACCGCGGTGGACGGCGCCTCTTCGCCGGGACCCGCCCGCCAGAATGCCCGCACGCGAGCCTCCTCGAGCAGTTTCAGCATCGAGGTGTTGTTCACGTGGTTGAAGGCGTCCAGATCCCCCCAGCGAAGGTGGATCGGGATGTGCAGGCGGGTCCCCGGCGACGTAGACATCGCGGTCTCAGTCGCGCGTCAGCTTGCGGTGCGTCGACCGGTGCGGCTTCGCGGCGTCCGGTCCGAGGCGCTCGATCTTGTTCTCCTCATAGGCCTCGAAGTTGCCCTCGAACCAGTACCACTGGTCGGGCTTCTCGTCGGTGCCCTCGTACGCCAGGATGTGCGTCGCGATGCGGTCGAGGAACCACCGGTCGTGAGTGATCACCACGGCGCATCCGGGGAACTCGAGCAGAGCGTTCTCGAGCGAGCTCAGCGTCTCGACGTCGAGGTCGTTGGTCGGCTCGTCGAGCAGCAGCAGGTTGCCACCCTCCTTGAGCGTCAGAGCGAGGTTCAGACGGTTGCGCTCACCGCCGGAGAGAACGCCGGCCTTCTTCTGCTGATCGGGCCCCTTGAAGCCGAACTTCGAGACGTAGGCACGCGAAGGGATCTCCGTCTTGCCGACGGTGATGAAGTCCAGGCCGTCGGAAACGACCTCCCACAGCGTCTTGTTCGGATCGATGTTGGCGCGAGACTGGTCGACGTAGCTGATCTTGACCGTCTCACCGATCTTCAGGTCACCACCGTCGAGCGGCTCGAGTCCCACGATCGTCTTGAAGAGCGTGGTCTTTCCCACACCGTTCGGTCCGATCACGCCGACGATGCCGTTCGGCGGAAGGCTGAAGCTCAGCCCGTCGATGAGTGAACGCCCGTCGAATCCCTTCTTGAGGTTCTTCGCCTCGATGACGACCGTGCCGAGACGCGGACCCGCCGGGATCTGGATCTCCTCGAAGTCGAGCTTTCTGGTGCGCTCCGCCTCCGAGGCCATCTCCTCGTAGCGAGCCAGGCGAGCCTTCGACTTGGTCTGACGGCCCTTGGCGCTGGACCGCACCCACTCCAGCTCCTCCTTGAGGCGCTTGGCGAGCTTCGCGTCCTTCTTGCCCTGGATCTCGAGGCGCTCGCCCTTCTTCTCCAGGTAAGTCGAGTAGTTTCCCTCGTAGCCGATGAGACGACCGCGGTCGACCTCGGCGATCCACTCGGCGACGTGGTCCAGGAAGTACCGGTCGTGGGTGATCGCGATCACCGCGCCCTTGTACGCCTGCAGGTGCTGCTCGAGCCAGAGCACGCTCTCGGCATCGAGGTGGTTCGTGGGCTCGTCGAGGAGCAGGAGGTCGGGCTTCTGCAGGAGCAGCTTCGCCAGCGCGACACGGCGCTTCTCACCACCGGAGAGCGGGGCGATCGCGGCGTCGGCGGGAGGAGTGCGCAGCGCATCCATAGCCTGATCGAGCTGGGAGTCGAGGTCCCACCCGTCGGCGGCATCGATCTCTTCCTGCAAGGTGCCCATCTCGGCGAGGAGGGCATCGAAGTCGGCGTCGGGCTCGGCCATCAGCGCGGAGATCTCGTTGAACCGGTCGAGCTTCGCCTTGATGGCGATCCCGTCCTGGATGTTCTCGATCACCGTCTTCGACTCGTCGAGTTCCGGCTCCTGCATCAGAATGCCCACCGAATAACCCGGGGAGAGCTTCGCCTCACCGTTCGAGGGGGTGTCGAGACCGGCCATGATCTTGAGGATCGTGGACTTTCCGGCGCCGTTCGGACCCACCATGCCGATCTTTGCTCCGGGCAGGAACGCCATGGTCACGTCGTCGAGGATGAGCTTCTCGCCCACCGCCTTGCGCGCACGCACCATCGAGTAGATGTACTCAGCCACCGAAAACCGCTCCTTCTGTTGGCGTCGAAGATCGACACCCCAGCCTACCGGCCCCTCGGCCCGTCACCAGTCGATCGGGCGCATGGTGCCTACGAGACACCGCCCCTCGGCGAGTTGCGGCATCACGGTCGCGACGACCTGACCCGTGGACGGTCCGACCTGTCCGACCAGGCAGGCTTCATCACCCCACCGCACGGAGAACTGAAGGCTCTCCGCCGGATTGCCTACCGTCGTCTGGTCCTGAGTCACCTGCATGGCGTCGCGATCGAAGCCGGCCTCGACCAGGGCATCCACGTATGCGCGGCCGGAACCACGCTGATCGGTCGCCCATACGCGCTCAGCGACCGCCGTGAAGACAGGAAGGTTCTCTTCTGCCGTGCCATCGGGAACCAGTGCCGGTTCGGGAACGGGCGTGGGGCCCGCCGACACCTGAGCCGTCGGAGAGGCGGAAGGCTCAGGTGTCGGCGCGCAACCGGCGAACAGGAGGACGGCAGCGACCGAAGCCACCACGCCGGCCGTGCGCGCCGGGGAGAAGACCGTTCGACGAATCACGTGCCGAGTCTACGGCTCCTGTCGAAGCGCCTCGGTACGTCACGGAGATCCCGCGTCGCCGTGGGAGTCGCGTGCGAGCTCACCGCACCGCTTCCATCGTGGCGCTCGACTCCGTCCAGGAGAGACCGAGCGGAGTCGTCTCCTCGCCGCGGACGGACTCGTCGTCTCGAAGGTCTTCGGCCGGCGACATGGACCGGTCGCTGTGGACAGCGTGCAGGCCCGGCTCCGCAGTCGGGCGGGCGCGCGGTCGATACGCCGTCGTCCCCCAACGCAGATCGTGTCCGATCGCATCGGCCTCGATATCGACACTCGTGCCATGCTTGCCGTTGCTCTCCCACTCGCGGATCTTCAATCGTCCGGTGACGATCACGCTGTCACCGGTGCGCAGTGAGGCCCTCACGTTCTCACCGAGCTGCCGGAACGCCGCGACGGAGAACCAGTTCGTCCCGGAATCCGTCCACTCCTGCGTCGCCGGGTCGAACCGCCGGTGGGTGCTCGCGAGACGGAAGTTCGTCACGGGTATACCGCCGCCCGTCTGCCCCTGCGTCGGATCTGTGGCGACTCTTCCCACGATGGTCAGCGTGTCGATCATGTCCTGTCCTTCCGGTGACCGGACGCGTGTCGTCCGGGTCTCCAGCCTGCATCCGCGACCACGACTCGATAGCTCGGAATCACGCGAAACGTGCACCGATCGCGTCCCGGGCCTGTCAGTGCAGAAAGGGCCGATCAGGCCGCGTGTCGGAGCGGAGACCGAATGTCGGAGGTCGGTCATATCTTCGAAGGAGCGAAAGGGGTTCCGATGTCCGACAACCTGATCACTGCCCTCCCCGACGTTCCGTACGCAACGCCTCGGCTCTCTTCCAGCCGTGAGCACCTCGTGCGTGCCGCAGATCACCTCTGGCGCGTGCAGGATCGGAGGGAGCACGTCCTCGGGCATCTCAGGCTCACGGCCGATCCGCTCGGGCTCCGGTATCGCGCCGAGCGCCTGCACCTGGCCACGGGCTCTTTTCGCGTCGTCGGCGAGTTCTGGAACGTGGACGACGCCGTTGCTGCGCTGCGCCACTCGTGAGACACGGACCACACCTGCCGACAGCTCAGGCTGACGCAGTCGAAGTGCCCCCGGCAGGATTCGAACCTGCGACCAAGAGATTAGAAGGCTCCTGCTCTATCCCCTGAGCTACGGAGGCGCACGCGTATAGAGTATCGCGGTCGTGCGGCCTTGCACGAAGCCCGCCACGTCAGCGATGTCGGGCCCGTCGATAGGATGGCCGCATGGTAACTGCGTCCGAGAACGACCGTCTCGTATGGATCGACTGCGAGATGACGGGACTCGATCTGGCGGTCGATGAGCTCGTCGAGATAGCCGTCGTCATCACCGACTTCGAGCTCAACCCTGTCGATCCCGGCTTCCAGGTGGTGATTCGCCCCAGCGCGGACGCTCTCGCGCACATGAACGACTTCGTCACGAAGATGCACGAGGCCTCGGGCCTGATCAATGAGATCGCCGGCGGTGTCTCCGTGGAGGAGGCCGAATCGCAGACCCTCGCCTACATCAAGCGCTTCGTGCCGCTGGAGCGCAAAGCGCCGCTCGCCGGCAACACGATCGGGACAGACCGGATGTTCCTCGCCAAGTACATGCCACAGGTCGACCAGTGGTTGCACTACCGGAACGTCGACGTGTCCAGCGTCAAAGAGCTCTCGCGACGCTGGTACCCGCGTGTGTTCTTCCAAGCGCCGACGAAAGACGGCGGGCACCGTGCGCTCGCTGACATCCTGGAGTCGATCCGAGAGCTCCGTTACTACCGCGAAGCGGTCTTCGTCGATGAGCCGGGGCCGTCCAGCGACGAAGCACGAGAGATCTCGACCCGCACGGTGTCAGAGTTCACTCCGAACATGTAATAGACTCGTATGGTTGCCCGCTCCGGTGGGCGCATGGTGGGTATAGCTCAGCTGGTAGAGCGCTGGCTTGTGGTGCCGGATGTCGCGGGTTCGAGTCCCGTTACTCACCCTCAGGAAGAAGGCCCGGGTCGAATGATCCGGGCCTTCTTCGTCCCCTCGTGAACAAGCCGGGCACGTCACCCCGAAGCTCTAGACTGACCTCGTGTCACTCGCGGTCTGGTTCTCGTTGCTGACCGCGTCCGTCGTGATCAGCCTCACGCCCGGTGCGGGCGCCATCAACACCATGTCCA
Above is a window of Microbacterium aurugineum DNA encoding:
- a CDS encoding acyl-CoA thioesterase, which encodes MSTSPGTRLHIPIHLRWGDLDAFNHVNNTSMLKLLEEARVRAFWRAGPGEEAPSTAVLDSGIEEGILTLIARQEIEYLAPVPYQRRPLEVQMWFGKLGGSSVEVCYEVHNDPTAAPRQIYARSTAIIVLVDAQTGRPTRLTPEMRDAWEPYVGPSIEYSHR
- the ettA gene encoding energy-dependent translational throttle protein EttA, with product MAEYIYSMVRARKAVGEKLILDDVTMAFLPGAKIGMVGPNGAGKSTILKIMAGLDTPSNGEAKLSPGYSVGILMQEPELDESKTVIENIQDGIAIKAKLDRFNEISALMAEPDADFDALLAEMGTLQEEIDAADGWDLDSQLDQAMDALRTPPADAAIAPLSGGEKRRVALAKLLLQKPDLLLLDEPTNHLDAESVLWLEQHLQAYKGAVIAITHDRYFLDHVAEWIAEVDRGRLIGYEGNYSTYLEKKGERLEIQGKKDAKLAKRLKEELEWVRSSAKGRQTKSKARLARYEEMASEAERTRKLDFEEIQIPAGPRLGTVVIEAKNLKKGFDGRSLIDGLSFSLPPNGIVGVIGPNGVGKTTLFKTIVGLEPLDGGDLKIGETVKISYVDQSRANIDPNKTLWEVVSDGLDFITVGKTEIPSRAYVSKFGFKGPDQQKKAGVLSGGERNRLNLALTLKEGGNLLLLDEPTNDLDVETLSSLENALLEFPGCAVVITHDRWFLDRIATHILAYEGTDEKPDQWYWFEGNFEAYEENKIERLGPDAAKPHRSTHRKLTRD
- a CDS encoding DUF6993 domain-containing protein, with the translated sequence MIRRTVFSPARTAGVVASVAAVLLFAGCAPTPEPSASPTAQVSAGPTPVPEPALVPDGTAEENLPVFTAVAERVWATDQRGSGRAYVDALVEAGFDRDAMQVTQDQTTVGNPAESLQFSVRWGDEACLVGQVGPSTGQVVATVMPQLAEGRCLVGTMRPIDW
- a CDS encoding single-stranded DNA-binding protein; translation: MIDTLTIVGRVATDPTQGQTGGGIPVTNFRLASTHRRFDPATQEWTDSGTNWFSVAAFRQLGENVRASLRTGDSVIVTGRLKIREWESNGKHGTSVDIEADAIGHDLRWGTTAYRPRARPTAEPGLHAVHSDRSMSPAEDLRDDESVRGEETTPLGLSWTESSATMEAVR
- the orn gene encoding oligoribonuclease; translated protein: MVTASENDRLVWIDCEMTGLDLAVDELVEIAVVITDFELNPVDPGFQVVIRPSADALAHMNDFVTKMHEASGLINEIAGGVSVEEAESQTLAYIKRFVPLERKAPLAGNTIGTDRMFLAKYMPQVDQWLHYRNVDVSSVKELSRRWYPRVFFQAPTKDGGHRALADILESIRELRYYREAVFVDEPGPSSDEAREISTRTVSEFTPNM